A window of the Brachyhypopomus gauderio isolate BG-103 chromosome 14, BGAUD_0.2, whole genome shotgun sequence genome harbors these coding sequences:
- the LOC143475730 gene encoding dynein axonemal heavy chain 6-like isoform X1, whose product MFPQISSRCPATSARRDARLPVAETPTSLSFSLPPVDVERLRARLISTGPRPVQRGPDELVFTSSMWALQQERRRAAQRPVQPDILPALTRYQERNHPDYIHKMNREKLISAGWKPPSSNPAGHKRTDLSLENRSSDLQLPPLPEHLRETQVQRGQRIFSSASPLKKPRSTTKHHSSISHTPSPPQNPLLFNSVEEVIRAQIHSPIEIGQVIRNNPHLGFLYMISAEPKSSVKYDPYNFKWS is encoded by the exons ATGTTCCCTCAGATAAGTTCACGGTGTCCTGCCACTTCAGCCCGACGTGACGCCAGACTCCCGGTGGCGGAGACGCCCACCTCTCTTTCGTTTTCACTGCCGCCGGTTGATGTGGAGCGGCTGAGAGCCCGGCTCATCTCCACAGGGCCCAGACCTGTGCAGAGGGGCCCTGATGAGCTGGTGTTCACCTCCAGCATGTGGGCCCTACAGCAGGAGCGACGACGAGCCGCGCAGAGACCCGTCCAGCCGGACATTCTG CCCGCCCTGACGCGGTACCAGGAGCGCAACCACCCGGACTACATCCACAAGATGAACCGGGAGAAGCTGATCAGCGCTGGCTGGAAGCCGCCTTCGTCCAACCCTGCTGGGCACAAGAGGACGGACCTGTCCCTGGAGAACCGGTCCTCGGATCTACAGCTGCCCCCCCTCCCGGAGCACCTCAGAGAAACACAG GTGCAGAGAGGTCAGAGAATATTCAGCTCCGCCTCTCCTCTGAAAAAGCCACGGAGCACCACCAAACACCACTCATCGATtagccacaccccctctccaccGCAGAATCCGCTGCTGTTCAACTCCGTAGAGGAAGTGATCCGTGCCCAAATTCATTCCCCTATTGAAATTGGGCAGGTTATCCGCAACAACCCTCACCTCGGGTTCCTCTACATGATCTCAGCAGAACCCAAGTCGTCCGTCAAGTACGACCCGTACAACTTCAA
- the LOC143475730 gene encoding dynein axonemal heavy chain 6-like isoform X2, with product MFPQISSRCPATSARRDARLPVAETPTSLSFSLPPVDVERLRARLISTGPRPVQRGPDELVFTSSMWALQQERRRAAQRPVQPDILPALTRYQERNHPDYIHKMNREKLISAGWKPPSSNPAGHKRTDLSLENRSSDLQLPPLPEHLRETQVQRGQRIFSSASPLKKPRSTTKHHSSISHTPSPPQNPLLFNSVEEVIRAQIHSPIEIGQVIRNNPHLGFLYMISAEPKSSVKYDPYNFK from the exons ATGTTCCCTCAGATAAGTTCACGGTGTCCTGCCACTTCAGCCCGACGTGACGCCAGACTCCCGGTGGCGGAGACGCCCACCTCTCTTTCGTTTTCACTGCCGCCGGTTGATGTGGAGCGGCTGAGAGCCCGGCTCATCTCCACAGGGCCCAGACCTGTGCAGAGGGGCCCTGATGAGCTGGTGTTCACCTCCAGCATGTGGGCCCTACAGCAGGAGCGACGACGAGCCGCGCAGAGACCCGTCCAGCCGGACATTCTG CCCGCCCTGACGCGGTACCAGGAGCGCAACCACCCGGACTACATCCACAAGATGAACCGGGAGAAGCTGATCAGCGCTGGCTGGAAGCCGCCTTCGTCCAACCCTGCTGGGCACAAGAGGACGGACCTGTCCCTGGAGAACCGGTCCTCGGATCTACAGCTGCCCCCCCTCCCGGAGCACCTCAGAGAAACACAG GTGCAGAGAGGTCAGAGAATATTCAGCTCCGCCTCTCCTCTGAAAAAGCCACGGAGCACCACCAAACACCACTCATCGATtagccacaccccctctccaccGCAGAATCCGCTGCTGTTCAACTCCGTAGAGGAAGTGATCCGTGCCCAAATTCATTCCCCTATTGAAATTGGGCAGGTTATCCGCAACAACCCTCACCTCGGGTTCCTCTACATGATCTCAGCAGAACCCAAGTCGTCCGTCAAGTACGACCCGTACAACTTCAAGTAA
- the LOC143474605 gene encoding dynein axonemal heavy chain 6-like, whose product MWALQQERRRAAQRPVQPDILPALTRYQERNHPDYIHKMNREKLISAGWKPPSSSPAGHKRTDLSLENRSSDLQLPPLPEHLRETQVQRGQRIFSSASPLKKPRSATKHHTSISHTPSPPPNPLLFNSVEEVIRAQIHSPIEIGQVIRNNSHLGFLYMISAEPKSSVKYDPYNFKIVTYKRVKQLAEFYTVSAHGVTHHDGGHVDFVSLEQWVREYRLHLQLLRIPFVALFRKRKAFRVWRDKVQARKMVQTQDTAAPLHPPQGVRVCESSTMRNKT is encoded by the exons ATGTGGGCCCTACAGCAGGAGCGACGACGAGCCGCGCAGAGACCCGTCCAGCCGGACATTCTG CCCGCCCTGACGCGGTACCAGGAGCGCAACCACCCGGACTACATCCACAAGATGAACCGGGAGAAGCTGATCAGCGCTGGCTGGAAGCCGCCTTCATCCAGCCCTGCTGGGCACAAGAGGACGGACCTGTCCCTGGAGAACCGGTCCTCGGATCTACAGCTGCCCCCCCTCCCAGAGCACCTCAGAGAAACACAG GTGCAGAGAGGTCAGAGAATATTCAGCTCCGCCTCTCCTCTGAAAAAGCCACGGAGcgccaccaaacaccacacatcaattagccacaccccctctccaccGCCGAATCCGCTGCTCTTCAACTCCGTAGAGGAAGTGATCCGTGCCCAAATTCATTCCCCTATTGAAATTGGGCAGGTTATTCGCAACAACTCTCACCTCGGGTTCCTGTACATGATCTCAGCAGAACCCAAGTCGTCCGTCAAGTACGACCCGTACAACTTCAA GATCGTGACGTACAAGAGAGTGAAGCAGTTGGCGGAGTTCTACACGGTGAGCGCACACGGCGTGACGCACCACGACGGAGGCCACGTGGACTTCGTGTCCCTGGAGCAGTGGGTGCGTGAGTACCGCCTGCACCTCCAGCTCCTACGCATCCCCTTCGTCGCGCTCTTCCGCAAGCGCAAGGCCTTCCGTGTGTGGCGCGACAAAGTGCAGGCCAGGAAAATGGTGCAGACGCAGGATACAGCAGCACCTCTTCATCCTCCAcaaggtgtgcgtgtgtgtgaaagtaGTACGATGAGAAATAAAACCTGA